The following are from one region of the Pseudodesulfovibrio piezophilus C1TLV30 genome:
- a CDS encoding DUF3108 domain-containing protein: protein MTKQILMLNLIGLLIFGGTSYAGTVLPFSPGERLTYEIHWTFIHAGDAVLEVLPDTEMNGVPARHFKATASTVPWVDSIYKVRDTMEAWTDKDVNYALRFKKDQNEGTYHKKVDLIFDKDRNQSRRYVKGLLQHTLDQPAHVFDPLSILFSFRKRILYKTMRFGMDVSDGKKTVMGEAFVQGVENVKTPMGIIQAFKVNLDVKHLSGVFKKSRDAELVVWFSADSRRIPVKVRSKVKVGHFTLELVDYRPPSEVK from the coding sequence ATGACAAAACAAATACTCATGTTGAACTTGATAGGCCTGTTGATATTCGGAGGGACCTCCTACGCCGGGACAGTGCTCCCTTTTAGTCCAGGTGAAAGGTTGACCTATGAAATCCATTGGACCTTCATCCATGCCGGTGATGCTGTTTTGGAAGTGCTCCCAGATACGGAAATGAACGGAGTGCCTGCCCGGCATTTTAAAGCAACTGCATCCACAGTGCCGTGGGTGGATTCCATTTACAAGGTTCGTGACACGATGGAGGCCTGGACGGATAAAGACGTCAACTATGCCCTGCGCTTCAAGAAAGATCAGAACGAGGGGACTTACCATAAAAAGGTGGATTTGATTTTTGACAAGGACAGGAATCAATCTCGGCGATATGTGAAAGGGCTCTTGCAGCATACTCTTGACCAACCGGCGCATGTCTTTGATCCCCTGTCGATTCTCTTCAGCTTTCGCAAGCGGATCCTCTACAAGACCATGCGCTTTGGCATGGATGTTTCAGATGGAAAGAAGACCGTAATGGGAGAAGCTTTTGTTCAGGGTGTTGAAAACGTGAAGACCCCTATGGGCATTATTCAGGCTTTCAAAGTCAATCTCGACGTGAAACATTTATCCGGGGTGTTTAAAAAAAGCCGTGATGCGGAATTGGTCGTCTGGTTTTCTGCTGACAGTCGACGTATTCCCGTCAAAGTTCGGTCTAAGGTCAAAGTCGGACACTTCACACTTGAGCTTGTGGATTATCGTCCTCCTTCAGAGGTGAAATGA
- the rlmD gene encoding 23S rRNA (uracil(1939)-C(5))-methyltransferase RlmD, with the protein MSIVKDSIVECEIESLAYGGRGVAKVDGMAVFVAGGLPGDTVSARILKAKKRFAEAVAESIVEPSKLRVEPVCQHFGVCGGCAVQDLDYAEQLAQKGAQVASALSRIGGVENLKMDAPVPSPDIWRYRNKMEFAFEHRDAELHLGLRATLPRGEKGLGPVIDIEECHLCASRDVAIMHSVRDFCRESNVVAYHPQTDTGFWRHLVLRHTSIGQVQVHLITTADERKYNLPEELSEVLMDRFPEVVSFVHSIRRKRSTIAFGEEIIYRLGHKFVEEHLPKGDGSVRYHLAPNTFFQTNSGGASELFATISEFGGFTGHETVLDLYCGAGAIGIYLANEVGRVIGYEVNEEAIGKAWASAKLNHINNCEFHAVSLNGGIENVDALPTPDVIVVDPPRSGMQEKTAYSILRLAPAKIVAVACDPTTLARDVKRLSSKYTLTRARAVDMFPHTHHVETVALLERK; encoded by the coding sequence ATGTCCATAGTGAAAGACAGCATCGTAGAGTGTGAGATTGAGTCCCTGGCCTACGGCGGTCGCGGCGTGGCCAAAGTGGACGGTATGGCCGTCTTTGTCGCTGGAGGATTGCCTGGCGACACCGTGTCTGCCCGAATTCTCAAGGCGAAGAAGCGGTTTGCCGAAGCAGTCGCCGAATCCATTGTCGAGCCGTCCAAGCTGAGGGTTGAGCCAGTCTGCCAGCACTTCGGTGTTTGTGGCGGGTGCGCCGTGCAGGATCTCGATTATGCTGAGCAACTGGCACAGAAAGGTGCTCAGGTTGCGAGTGCCTTAAGTCGCATCGGCGGCGTTGAGAATCTGAAAATGGATGCCCCTGTGCCGTCCCCGGATATCTGGCGCTATCGAAACAAGATGGAATTCGCTTTCGAGCACCGTGATGCCGAACTGCATCTGGGCTTGAGAGCCACCCTCCCCAGAGGGGAAAAAGGGCTTGGTCCTGTTATTGATATCGAAGAGTGCCATTTGTGCGCTTCGCGTGATGTGGCGATCATGCACAGTGTGCGGGATTTCTGCCGCGAATCCAATGTCGTTGCGTATCATCCCCAGACCGATACCGGTTTCTGGCGGCATCTTGTCTTGCGTCATACTTCCATCGGCCAGGTTCAGGTTCATCTGATTACGACTGCTGACGAGCGAAAGTACAATCTTCCGGAGGAACTGTCCGAAGTACTCATGGATAGATTCCCCGAGGTCGTCTCCTTTGTTCATTCCATTCGCAGAAAGCGGAGCACCATCGCCTTTGGCGAGGAGATCATCTACCGCTTGGGGCATAAGTTCGTGGAAGAGCATCTGCCCAAGGGAGATGGGAGTGTTCGATATCATCTCGCCCCGAATACTTTTTTTCAAACCAATAGTGGCGGCGCAAGCGAATTGTTTGCCACTATTTCCGAGTTCGGTGGTTTTACCGGACATGAAACCGTCCTTGACCTGTACTGTGGAGCCGGTGCCATCGGTATCTATCTTGCGAACGAGGTCGGTCGGGTCATCGGATACGAAGTCAATGAAGAGGCTATCGGCAAGGCATGGGCCAGCGCCAAGCTCAATCACATCAATAATTGTGAGTTCCATGCCGTGAGCTTGAATGGCGGTATCGAAAATGTCGATGCTCTGCCGACTCCTGACGTGATCGTTGTTGATCCGCCGAGGTCCGGTATGCAGGAGAAAACAGCGTATTCCATTCTGCGCCTGGCTCCGGCCAAGATTGTGGCTGTGGCTTGTGACCCCACAACATTGGCTCGTGATGTGAAACGGCTGTCCTCAAAGTACACCCTGACGCGTGCTCGTGCCGTTGACATGTTTCCACACACGCATCATGTTGAGACTGTCGCGCTTCTGGAACGCAAATAG
- a CDS encoding helix-turn-helix domain-containing protein produces MTEIKPLSIIGEENVSKLFGDYIRSKREALRENDPEYSIRKVAQRIGIHHSYLSKIERGEPASLSEKKMVALAEELGDNPELLMAMCGKVSESVRRAVFQDPEWVIEMLNQIKNGREVAED; encoded by the coding sequence GTGACGGAAATCAAACCGTTAAGCATAATTGGCGAGGAGAATGTGAGCAAGCTTTTTGGTGACTATATAAGATCGAAGAGGGAGGCTCTGCGTGAAAATGACCCGGAATATTCAATAAGGAAAGTTGCTCAACGCATCGGCATTCACCATTCCTACCTGAGCAAGATCGAGCGCGGCGAACCGGCATCGTTGTCAGAAAAGAAGATGGTGGCTTTGGCAGAAGAATTGGGTGATAACCCGGAACTGTTGATGGCTATGTGTGGAAAAGTTTCTGAATCCGTAAGAAGGGCAGTTTTTCAGGACCCTGAGTGGGTCATTGAAATGCTGAATCAGATCAAGAATGGTCGGGAAGTAGCAGAAGACTGA
- a CDS encoding substrate-binding domain-containing protein, producing MHRRHLFPFLLLCTMISWRGQAAAFHQSPPFITVDEFVALHPEQHSLMQTFSQIVAQPGVKQGKIHKKRIKIAVIYPDIQVSDYWRRSLHSFIERLDEIGINHSVTEYSSKTSNEYKAQFGQVQNALEDDPDYLILTFDIFRHKTLVERLLKRKRPKIILQNILTPLRDWEGFQPFMYVAFDHTIGARLLADYFTMRTGGKGTYGLLYFPTGYVNTMRSDTFRNLMERTSIKLVKSAHTDSTVADAAKAAREILSHQTVDFIYATSTDIALGAIKAIKQRHQSGKVLINGWGGGSAELKALMKGDLDVTIMRMNDDNGVAMAEGIRLDQEGRGDTVPTIYSGEMVLIEKGIAPHDLEMLIKRAFRYSGKPSLDIPIHDHKVTK from the coding sequence CCATTCATCACCGTGGATGAATTCGTTGCCCTGCATCCGGAACAGCACTCCCTGATGCAGACATTCAGTCAAATTGTCGCACAACCAGGAGTCAAGCAGGGGAAAATCCACAAGAAAAGAATCAAGATTGCTGTCATCTATCCGGATATTCAGGTTTCCGACTATTGGCGACGGAGCCTGCACTCATTTATTGAACGCCTGGATGAAATCGGCATCAACCACTCTGTGACTGAATATTCTTCAAAAACTTCCAACGAATACAAGGCGCAATTCGGCCAGGTTCAGAATGCCCTTGAAGATGACCCGGATTACCTTATTCTGACCTTTGATATTTTCCGACACAAAACTCTCGTTGAGAGACTTCTGAAAAGAAAACGTCCCAAGATAATCCTGCAAAACATCCTAACCCCGCTCAGGGATTGGGAAGGATTTCAACCGTTCATGTACGTCGCTTTTGACCACACCATCGGAGCCCGTCTTCTTGCTGATTATTTTACAATGAGAACCGGCGGAAAAGGGACATATGGATTGCTGTATTTTCCGACCGGGTATGTCAACACCATGCGCAGCGACACCTTCCGCAACCTGATGGAAAGGACATCGATAAAACTGGTCAAATCCGCCCATACAGACAGTACAGTGGCCGATGCAGCCAAAGCAGCCAGGGAGATCCTGTCCCACCAGACTGTGGACTTCATCTACGCGACCTCCACCGACATCGCCCTTGGTGCAATCAAAGCCATAAAACAACGACATCAAAGCGGCAAAGTTCTGATCAACGGATGGGGAGGAGGCAGCGCAGAGTTGAAGGCACTCATGAAGGGAGACCTGGATGTAACCATCATGCGCATGAATGACGACAACGGGGTCGCCATGGCGGAAGGAATCCGCCTCGACCAGGAAGGACGTGGAGACACAGTCCCGACTATCTATTCCGGGGAAATGGTTCTGATCGAAAAAGGCATTGCCCCCCATGATCTCGAAATGCTGATCAAACGAGCCTTCCGCTACTCGGGGAAACCTTCCCTAGACATACCAATACATGACCACAAAGTGACAAAATGA
- a CDS encoding CBS domain-containing protein: MMLRKRAWDMMRDEFPTVQDDASLAEAIRVMRQSMVDTPDSQVVVVKNKNGKLVGAINLWKLFKAVKQSVLKDENLKSDGKVDWDQQFANACLICTQLRLDDYLIKNPPILKPNEPILLVLDTFLKSRRDWALVVEGDRVMGVVYVTDVYREMTRDMVQIF, encoded by the coding sequence ATGATGCTGAGAAAGCGCGCCTGGGACATGATGCGCGATGAGTTCCCCACCGTACAGGACGATGCAAGTCTGGCCGAAGCCATTCGTGTCATGCGACAAAGCATGGTTGACACCCCGGATTCCCAGGTGGTTGTGGTCAAGAATAAAAACGGCAAGCTGGTCGGGGCCATCAACCTCTGGAAACTTTTCAAAGCGGTCAAGCAATCCGTGCTCAAGGACGAGAATCTCAAGTCCGATGGCAAAGTCGATTGGGATCAACAATTCGCGAATGCATGCCTGATTTGCACGCAACTCAGGCTTGACGACTATCTGATAAAAAATCCCCCGATCCTCAAACCCAATGAACCCATACTTTTGGTCCTTGACACGTTTCTCAAGTCACGTCGGGACTGGGCACTGGTTGTCGAAGGGGATAGGGTCATGGGCGTGGTCTACGTCACCGATGTCTATCGCGAAATGACCAGAGACATGGTGCAGATTTTCTAA
- the cbiM gene encoding cobalt transporter CbiM: MHISEGVLSAPVLLGGAGLTVIGTAIGLRKLDYDHIITVSILSAAFFVASLVHVPIGPANAHLILGGLLGVILGWAAFPSILVALLLQAVLFQYGGLTVLGLNTFTMAAPAVLCSILFRPLLTRGSGSRFAAAFACGFIAMLLSALLTAGALALSGDAFVGAAKVLLAAHLPVMFVEGVITGFTYTFIAKVKPEALAVTSGL; encoded by the coding sequence ATGCATATTTCCGAAGGGGTTCTGTCAGCGCCTGTTTTGCTGGGTGGTGCGGGATTGACTGTCATAGGCACTGCCATTGGTCTGCGAAAGCTCGACTATGACCATATCATAACGGTGTCGATACTGTCGGCAGCATTTTTTGTCGCTTCTCTCGTTCATGTCCCCATAGGTCCGGCAAATGCTCATCTCATTCTGGGTGGACTGCTCGGTGTTATTTTGGGGTGGGCTGCATTTCCTTCCATTCTGGTCGCGCTGTTATTGCAGGCCGTGCTCTTTCAGTACGGCGGGCTGACTGTCTTGGGGTTGAATACCTTTACCATGGCCGCACCGGCAGTGCTCTGCTCCATTCTCTTTCGTCCATTATTGACGAGAGGAAGCGGGAGTCGTTTTGCTGCGGCTTTTGCCTGTGGTTTCATCGCCATGCTCTTGAGCGCCCTCCTGACAGCCGGAGCTTTGGCTCTTTCGGGTGATGCGTTTGTTGGAGCGGCCAAGGTTCTCCTTGCAGCACATCTGCCGGTCATGTTTGTCGAAGGCGTTATTACTGGCTTTACTTACACATTCATTGCCAAGGTCAAGCCGGAAGCCTTGGCCGTAACATCGGGATTATAA
- a CDS encoding HD domain-containing protein, with amino-acid sequence MSIIIRKSLLELIFSGAFMKRWNDKLRPMELVEVDKQAHKMIVAWLLFLLNSRDLDVVRKRALGESLIEGGLFDYLYRLVITDIKPPVFYKIKENPDDYSTLTNWVIKQLRPRIMPLGDDFMNRMTAYLMQPEDKGLARRILHAAHLYASYSEFKLLKSINRMDHELIEIEESFIERLNSMRDLVGVSELLDEDSNVLGGFARMCGRLRFQKRWSQTPRVPETSVLGHMFIVATYSWFFSMEVGACRARCQNNFFSGLFHDLPELLTRDIISPVKGSSQEIGELIHEYEIRELNRVVLAPLKEGGYEDIAKRLEYLLGLEVGSEFKASVNMDGTIVEATEEQMAGEYNIDTIDPKDGPLLKVSDSLAAYIEAHTALKNGISSGQLHHALYRISNRYNETPVIAGVQVSALLADFD; translated from the coding sequence ATGTCCATCATAATCAGAAAAAGTCTTCTGGAACTCATCTTTTCCGGTGCGTTCATGAAGCGGTGGAACGACAAGCTTCGGCCCATGGAGCTTGTAGAGGTAGACAAGCAGGCACACAAGATGATCGTGGCCTGGTTGCTTTTCCTGCTCAATTCGCGAGACCTTGATGTGGTACGGAAGCGCGCCCTTGGAGAGTCTCTCATCGAGGGTGGGCTGTTCGACTACCTCTACCGGCTGGTCATCACCGATATCAAGCCGCCGGTGTTCTACAAGATCAAGGAAAACCCTGATGACTACAGTACTCTGACCAATTGGGTTATCAAGCAGTTGCGCCCGCGCATCATGCCGCTGGGCGATGATTTCATGAATCGCATGACAGCGTATCTCATGCAGCCGGAAGATAAGGGGTTGGCTCGCAGGATACTTCATGCTGCCCACCTCTATGCCAGTTATTCGGAATTCAAGCTGCTCAAATCCATCAATCGTATGGATCATGAGTTGATCGAAATCGAAGAGAGTTTCATTGAGCGGCTCAATTCCATGCGAGATCTGGTAGGCGTCTCCGAACTGCTGGATGAGGATTCCAATGTGCTGGGTGGATTTGCCCGCATGTGTGGTCGGTTGCGTTTTCAGAAAAGGTGGTCCCAGACACCGCGTGTGCCGGAGACGTCGGTGCTTGGTCACATGTTCATTGTGGCAACGTATTCCTGGTTTTTCAGCATGGAAGTCGGTGCGTGTCGTGCACGCTGCCAGAATAATTTTTTTTCCGGTCTGTTTCACGATCTGCCGGAGTTGCTCACCCGCGATATCATTTCACCGGTCAAAGGGTCTTCGCAGGAGATAGGCGAACTGATCCATGAATATGAGATTCGAGAGTTGAATCGGGTGGTCCTCGCCCCTCTCAAGGAAGGAGGGTACGAAGATATCGCCAAGCGACTCGAGTATCTGCTGGGGCTGGAAGTAGGGAGCGAGTTCAAGGCCTCGGTGAACATGGATGGAACTATTGTCGAAGCAACGGAAGAGCAGATGGCCGGAGAGTATAATATCGATACCATCGATCCCAAAGATGGCCCTCTTCTGAAAGTGAGTGATTCTTTGGCGGCTTATATCGAGGCGCATACAGCGCTCAAAAACGGGATTTCTTCCGGTCAGTTGCATCACGCATTGTACCGTATCAGTAATCGGTACAATGAGACCCCGGTTATTGCCGGGGTGCAAGTCAGTGCCTTGCTGGCCGATTTCGATTAG
- a CDS encoding HD-GYP domain-containing protein: MSQKHDIPDGLNEEYYQISKDILGSFNKYRPPLNIFSFKEDVARIMPYFKVGGRLTNEQVEELASMTDHGLIFVSRDDHPVYVKHISYQLDLVLVDRNLKEKEIADIFTQALTRRLAEFFDQPVPAVFEKLWVDLMVLTEYLYDDISRARALVRRLHTEHSLENHSLNCGFLGIALWAKIKEKGFQDAVKRKTFDRMAAGLFLHDMGMAKVPAFIRDKDKPLTGDERTKINAHTKTGYEMLTKLNLKYAEVEQCVTEHHERVNGSGYPLKSSSQEFPGRLCAVVDSFCAMIAKHPYAEAKSFVKAAAELANDVRYDKEITSALQNLLLIDMKMKV, encoded by the coding sequence ATGAGTCAGAAGCACGACATACCTGACGGATTGAACGAGGAATACTACCAGATCAGCAAGGATATCCTTGGCAGCTTCAATAAGTACCGTCCTCCGCTGAACATCTTCAGCTTCAAGGAAGACGTTGCCCGCATCATGCCGTATTTCAAGGTGGGCGGACGGCTGACCAATGAACAGGTAGAGGAATTGGCATCCATGACCGATCACGGGCTTATTTTTGTGTCCCGTGACGATCATCCTGTCTATGTCAAGCATATCAGTTATCAGCTTGATCTGGTTCTTGTGGACAGGAATCTCAAGGAAAAGGAGATAGCCGATATCTTTACCCAGGCGTTGACCAGACGGCTTGCCGAATTCTTTGATCAACCGGTTCCCGCTGTTTTTGAGAAGTTGTGGGTGGATTTGATGGTACTCACGGAATATCTCTATGACGACATCAGTCGAGCCAGGGCATTGGTCAGGCGGTTGCATACGGAACATTCTCTGGAGAACCACAGTTTGAATTGCGGTTTTCTCGGCATCGCCTTGTGGGCCAAGATCAAGGAGAAAGGGTTCCAGGATGCAGTCAAGCGCAAGACGTTTGATCGTATGGCAGCAGGATTGTTTCTGCATGATATGGGGATGGCCAAAGTCCCCGCTTTTATTCGTGACAAGGACAAGCCTCTGACCGGAGATGAGCGGACCAAGATCAATGCTCATACCAAAACCGGTTATGAAATGCTGACCAAACTCAATCTCAAATATGCTGAGGTGGAACAGTGCGTGACCGAGCACCATGAACGGGTCAACGGTTCCGGCTATCCTCTCAAGTCATCCAGTCAGGAATTTCCTGGAAGGTTGTGCGCCGTGGTTGATTCCTTTTGTGCCATGATTGCCAAACATCCCTATGCAGAGGCCAAGTCATTCGTGAAGGCTGCCGCCGAGCTTGCCAATGATGTCAGGTATGACAAGGAAATTACTTCCGCATTGCAGAATTTACTCTTGATCGACATGAAAATGAAGGTCTGA
- a CDS encoding RrF2 family transcriptional regulator, whose protein sequence is MRLTTRSRYGTRMAVDIAQHCDNGLVRIQDIAERQGVSIKYLEKLIRKLKDAGFIKSKRGPRGGHALARPASEIPMGEVVRVLEGDDSLVECRSGLDGCDRIEVCLTRRLWCEAAEAMYERLNSFTLADMLADVEQCAQSESRPMLMD, encoded by the coding sequence ATGCGGTTAACGACACGGAGTCGGTATGGGACACGGATGGCGGTCGATATCGCTCAACATTGCGATAATGGTCTGGTGCGCATTCAGGACATTGCCGAGCGACAGGGAGTCTCCATTAAGTACCTGGAGAAATTGATTCGTAAACTCAAAGATGCGGGATTTATCAAAAGCAAGCGTGGACCGCGGGGGGGGCATGCCCTGGCTCGGCCCGCATCGGAAATTCCCATGGGCGAAGTGGTGCGAGTCCTGGAAGGGGACGATTCTTTGGTAGAGTGCCGGAGCGGTCTTGACGGGTGTGACCGGATTGAGGTCTGCCTGACGCGACGTCTCTGGTGTGAAGCGGCCGAAGCGATGTATGAGCGGTTGAATAGCTTTACCCTCGCAGATATGCTTGCCGATGTGGAGCAATGTGCCCAGAGCGAATCACGCCCCATGCTTATGGATTGA
- the trhA gene encoding PAQR family membrane homeostasis protein TrhA encodes MILNLRDPVSGLTHLIGAFLAVLATVLLIVRSVNPVMPWHIVTFSIFGGGMILLYTASTLYHWLPVSEKGVLFLRRVDHSMIFFYIAATYTPICLIPLRGPWGWSLFGIIWGLALAGIMMKIFWLQAPRRLSTAVYLAMGWLVIVGIYPLVQALSAGALFWLVAGGVVYSLGAIIYAFKWPDPIPRILGFHEIFHLFVLGGSFCHFVVMYWYV; translated from the coding sequence ATGATCCTGAATCTTCGTGATCCGGTCAGCGGATTGACCCATCTTATCGGGGCCTTTCTGGCGGTATTGGCTACCGTGCTGCTTATCGTTCGTTCTGTGAATCCTGTCATGCCGTGGCATATTGTGACTTTTTCCATTTTTGGCGGCGGGATGATCTTGTTGTATACAGCGAGTACGCTGTATCATTGGCTCCCCGTTTCCGAGAAGGGAGTATTGTTTTTGCGACGTGTTGATCACTCCATGATCTTTTTCTACATTGCCGCTACCTATACCCCCATTTGTCTGATCCCCTTGCGTGGACCGTGGGGGTGGTCTCTCTTCGGGATTATCTGGGGGCTGGCGCTGGCTGGAATCATGATGAAAATATTCTGGCTTCAGGCACCGCGCCGACTGTCGACAGCTGTCTATCTCGCCATGGGATGGCTTGTCATTGTGGGGATTTACCCATTGGTTCAGGCCCTCTCTGCCGGGGCGCTGTTCTGGCTGGTAGCCGGTGGAGTTGTCTACTCGTTGGGGGCCATTATCTATGCGTTTAAGTGGCCAGATCCGATTCCGAGAATTCTTGGGTTTCACGAAATTTTTCATCTTTTTGTTCTTGGTGGCTCATTTTGTCACTTTGTGGTCATGTATTGGTATGTCTAG
- a CDS encoding division/cell wall cluster transcriptional repressor MraZ: MKFRGHAHRSLDDKGRIVLPPEFRDMIRSGVPEAIIVLTIYDKHVIGITPEQWTLLESELEKVKTPSRALQNTIRILYSGYTETPVGKQGRIAIPAHLRKSGKLDKDVVILGAGRRFEIWPADSYERLLDEDYDVSGELAENNVSMPF, from the coding sequence ATGAAATTCAGAGGTCACGCACATAGAAGCCTGGACGACAAGGGGCGGATAGTTTTGCCGCCCGAGTTCAGGGACATGATTCGCTCCGGGGTTCCCGAAGCGATCATCGTGCTGACCATCTATGACAAACACGTCATCGGCATCACCCCGGAACAATGGACCCTGCTGGAGAGTGAATTGGAGAAGGTCAAGACGCCCAGCAGAGCGCTCCAGAATACCATTCGCATCCTCTACTCCGGGTATACCGAAACGCCAGTAGGCAAGCAGGGGCGCATAGCCATTCCCGCGCACCTGCGCAAAAGCGGAAAGCTCGACAAGGATGTGGTGATACTGGGAGCCGGTCGTCGCTTTGAGATTTGGCCTGCGGATAGTTACGAACGCTTGCTCGACGAGGACTATGACGTGTCCGGAGAGTTGGCGGAAAACAACGTCAGCATGCCTTTCTGA
- the pyk gene encoding pyruvate kinase, giving the protein MDRHIKIIATLGPGTESYEAVRELVESGAKIFRLNFSHGGREFFEKMVSIIRRLEEETGLTLTVLQDLSGPKIRTCDVGLGAIEVNKGTEVLLGTTEQYKDDGEPFICLDIPELFESLKEGDPVALGDGVIRFKVVKVEEKHLIRLVATNSGICPPRKGITFPGMKTPLAPLTEKDKADLAIGMELGVDVVAMSFVQKGEDIGSLRAEMVQYGKQLPIIAKLERTAALECLDEILEEADGIMVARGDLGLELDLAELPAAQKRIIRACNALGKPVIVATQMLLSMVNSPMATRAETTDVANAILDGADCVMLSEETAVGQYPFEAVRFMRKIAYEIERYMFEANVGNVAVEGVREHPSTFLAHAAAMLAAKTDAKAIVCHSTSGATTRILSSCRPTQSIYALSSDSTVRHFTNLSLGVIPAVPLDVIDDHQERAEIFVRQSPDFVEGDIVILTAGQPEKGKTVTQTNVVKLYEKLAKEVS; this is encoded by the coding sequence ATGGACAGACACATAAAAATCATAGCGACTCTGGGGCCCGGAACGGAAAGTTACGAGGCTGTCAGGGAACTGGTGGAGTCCGGTGCCAAGATCTTTCGGCTCAATTTCTCACATGGCGGACGCGAATTTTTTGAAAAGATGGTTTCCATCATCCGTCGCCTGGAGGAAGAGACGGGGTTGACGCTCACTGTGTTGCAGGATCTTTCCGGGCCGAAAATCAGAACATGTGATGTCGGGCTTGGTGCCATCGAAGTCAATAAGGGGACAGAAGTCCTCCTCGGCACCACGGAGCAATACAAGGATGACGGAGAACCGTTCATCTGTCTGGACATCCCCGAGTTATTCGAGAGTCTCAAGGAAGGAGACCCGGTAGCTCTGGGAGATGGCGTTATCCGCTTCAAGGTGGTCAAGGTGGAGGAGAAACATCTGATTCGTCTCGTTGCCACCAATTCCGGTATTTGCCCGCCCAGGAAGGGAATCACATTCCCTGGCATGAAAACACCTCTGGCTCCATTGACCGAAAAGGACAAGGCTGATCTCGCCATCGGCATGGAGCTTGGTGTTGATGTGGTCGCCATGAGTTTTGTACAGAAGGGCGAGGATATCGGCAGCCTCCGTGCTGAGATGGTCCAGTACGGCAAGCAGCTTCCGATTATTGCCAAGTTGGAGCGGACGGCCGCTCTGGAATGCCTGGATGAGATTTTGGAGGAAGCGGACGGGATCATGGTTGCCAGGGGGGATCTTGGCCTCGAGTTGGACTTGGCGGAATTGCCGGCCGCACAAAAACGGATCATTCGAGCCTGCAATGCGCTCGGAAAGCCGGTCATTGTGGCGACTCAGATGCTGTTGTCCATGGTTAATTCACCCATGGCCACACGTGCTGAAACTACGGATGTGGCCAACGCCATTCTGGATGGTGCTGATTGCGTGATGCTTTCGGAAGAAACCGCAGTTGGACAGTATCCTTTCGAAGCGGTTCGATTTATGCGTAAGATTGCCTATGAGATAGAACGGTACATGTTTGAAGCCAATGTCGGGAATGTTGCGGTCGAAGGGGTCAGAGAACATCCTTCAACCTTTTTGGCCCATGCAGCCGCCATGTTGGCTGCCAAAACCGATGCCAAGGCCATTGTTTGCCATTCCACATCCGGGGCGACCACGCGGATACTTTCCTCATGTCGCCCGACACAGTCGATTTACGCGTTGAGTTCGGATTCCACTGTACGGCACTTCACAAATCTGTCATTGGGAGTTATCCCTGCCGTACCATTGGACGTTATAGATGATCATCAGGAACGGGCTGAGATCTTTGTGCGCCAGTCCCCGGATTTTGTGGAAGGTGATATTGTCATCCTGACAGCGGGGCAGCCGGAGAAGGGAAAGACCGTGACTCAGACCAATGTGGTCAAGCTGTATGAAAAGTTAGCCAAAGAAGTGAGTTGA